The Flexivirga oryzae genome has a segment encoding these proteins:
- a CDS encoding phospho-sugar mutase: protein MSAELVREARAWLTDDPDDQTRSELESVITATESGDAAALEDLQDRFSGLLEFGTAGLRGALGAGPARMNRVVVIRAAAGLTAYLQDKLGKRDITVVIGYDARRNSDVFARDTAAVAVGAGGRAMILPHTLPTPVLAFMIRHLGADAGVMVTASHNPPQDNGYKVYLGDGSQIVAPADAEISAAISRFPRVADVQLADDGWETLPDEVVDDYLDAVTRVIRPDGPRDIKIVHTALHGVGSAVFRAAFDRAGFPAPESVADQAEPDPAFPTVSFPNPEEPGAIDHALALAERSGADLVIANDPDADRCAVAVPRAHGWEMLRGDEVGALIGAYLLERGVAPGGVFANSIVSSRLLAATARRHGVPHAETLTGFKWISRVPGLVYGYEEALGYCVDPAAVRDKDGISAALLIAEFAADRKAQGSSLDGVLAELAATYGTYATDSFSVRVEDLTIIDAIMARLRADQPEIVAGQLVSRVDDLAEGSAALPPTEGLRYFLEDDTRIIVRPSGTEPKLKIYLETIDADPDVARGRLADVRAEFERLTTP from the coding sequence GTGAGCGCCGAACTTGTCCGCGAGGCACGGGCCTGGCTGACCGACGACCCGGACGACCAGACCCGCTCGGAGCTCGAATCCGTCATCACCGCAACTGAATCCGGCGATGCAGCAGCGCTCGAGGACCTCCAGGACCGTTTCTCGGGCCTGCTCGAGTTCGGCACCGCCGGGCTGCGCGGCGCCCTCGGCGCCGGTCCGGCGCGCATGAACCGCGTGGTCGTGATCCGGGCGGCCGCGGGCCTGACGGCATACCTGCAGGACAAGCTCGGCAAGCGCGACATCACGGTCGTCATCGGGTATGACGCCCGGCGCAACTCGGACGTGTTCGCGCGGGACACCGCGGCGGTCGCGGTCGGCGCGGGTGGCCGGGCGATGATCCTGCCGCACACGCTGCCGACACCCGTGCTGGCGTTCATGATCCGGCACCTCGGCGCGGACGCCGGGGTCATGGTCACCGCGAGCCACAACCCGCCGCAGGACAACGGTTACAAGGTCTACCTGGGCGACGGGAGCCAGATCGTGGCACCCGCCGACGCCGAGATCAGTGCCGCCATCAGCAGGTTCCCGCGCGTCGCCGACGTGCAGCTGGCCGACGACGGCTGGGAGACCCTGCCCGACGAGGTGGTCGACGACTACCTCGACGCGGTCACCAGGGTGATCCGGCCCGACGGCCCGCGGGACATCAAGATCGTGCACACGGCGCTCCACGGGGTCGGATCCGCCGTGTTCCGTGCGGCTTTCGACCGTGCGGGCTTCCCGGCCCCGGAGTCGGTGGCCGACCAGGCGGAGCCGGATCCGGCGTTCCCGACGGTGAGCTTCCCGAACCCCGAGGAGCCGGGCGCCATCGATCACGCCCTGGCGCTGGCCGAGCGCAGCGGCGCCGACCTGGTCATTGCGAACGACCCGGACGCCGACCGCTGCGCCGTCGCGGTGCCGCGAGCCCACGGCTGGGAGATGCTGCGCGGGGACGAGGTCGGCGCACTGATCGGTGCCTACCTGCTGGAGCGCGGGGTGGCGCCCGGCGGGGTCTTCGCCAACTCGATCGTCTCGTCACGGCTACTGGCCGCGACGGCCCGGCGCCACGGGGTGCCGCACGCCGAGACGCTGACGGGTTTCAAGTGGATCAGCCGCGTGCCCGGGCTCGTCTACGGCTACGAGGAGGCCCTCGGCTACTGCGTCGACCCGGCGGCCGTGCGGGACAAGGACGGCATCAGCGCCGCGCTGCTCATCGCCGAGTTCGCCGCCGACCGCAAGGCGCAGGGTTCCTCGCTCGACGGCGTGCTCGCAGAGCTGGCAGCGACATACGGCACCTATGCCACCGACAGCTTCTCGGTGCGGGTCGAGGATCTGACGATCATCGATGCCATCATGGCACGCCTTCGTGCCGACCAACCGGAAATCGTTGCGGGACAGCTTGTTTCACGGGTTGATGATCTCGCGGAAGGCTCGGCGGCGCTGCCCCCCACCGAGGGTCTGCGCTACTTCCTCGAGGACGACACCCGGATCATCGTGCGCCCGAGCGGCACCGAGCCCAAGCTGAAGATCTACCTGGAGACGATCGACGCCGACCCCGACGTCGCGCGCGGCAGGCTGGCCGACGTACGCGCGGAGTTCGAGCGCCTCACCACCCCCTGA
- the deoC gene encoding deoxyribose-phosphate aldolase yields the protein MLGVASLTNKALRTWLHGLPGVDQVGIEARAAALATRSIKTTSKAWAIDTAISMIDLTTLEGADTPGKVRSLCAKAQLPDPSDLGTPQVAAVCVYGDMVHVAKDALGDSGIHVAAVATAFPSGRASLAVKLADTKDAVKAGADEIDMVIDRGAFLAGDYRFVFDQIAAVKEACARPGDQPDAHLKVILETGELATYDNVRRASWLAMLAGADFIKTSTGKIQPAATMPVTLLMLEAVRDWRELTEETIGVKPAGGIRTSKDALRYLVMVSEIAGDDWLTPQWFRFGASSLLTDLLLQRQKLRTGAYSGADYITID from the coding sequence ATGCTCGGTGTCGCGTCTTTGACCAACAAGGCACTGCGCACCTGGCTGCACGGACTGCCCGGCGTCGACCAGGTCGGCATCGAGGCCAGAGCAGCGGCGCTGGCGACCCGCTCGATCAAGACCACCAGCAAGGCGTGGGCGATCGACACCGCGATCTCGATGATCGACCTGACCACCCTCGAAGGCGCCGACACCCCCGGCAAGGTGCGCAGCCTGTGCGCCAAGGCGCAGCTGCCCGATCCTTCCGACCTCGGCACACCGCAGGTCGCCGCGGTCTGTGTGTATGGCGACATGGTCCACGTCGCCAAGGACGCCCTGGGCGACAGCGGGATCCACGTGGCGGCCGTCGCCACGGCGTTCCCGTCGGGTCGGGCCAGCCTGGCGGTGAAGCTGGCCGACACCAAGGACGCGGTGAAGGCCGGGGCCGACGAGATCGACATGGTGATCGACCGCGGTGCGTTCCTCGCCGGTGACTACCGCTTCGTCTTCGACCAGATCGCCGCCGTCAAAGAGGCGTGCGCCCGCCCCGGCGACCAGCCGGACGCGCACCTGAAGGTCATCCTGGAGACCGGCGAGCTGGCGACCTACGACAACGTCCGCCGGGCGTCGTGGCTGGCGATGCTGGCCGGTGCCGACTTCATCAAGACCTCCACCGGGAAGATCCAGCCGGCCGCCACCATGCCGGTCACGTTGCTGATGCTCGAAGCCGTGCGCGACTGGCGCGAACTCACCGAGGAGACGATCGGGGTGAAGCCGGCGGGCGGCATACGGACCAGCAAGGACGCGCTGCGTTACCTGGTGATGGTCAGTGAGATCGCCGGCGACGACTGGCTGACCCCGCAGTGGTTCCGTTTCGGAGCCTCCAGCCTGCTGACCGACCTGCTGCTGCAACGCCAGAAGCTGCGCACCGGGGCTTACTCGGGCGCCGACTACATCACCATCGATTAG
- a CDS encoding aldehyde dehydrogenase family protein, producing MTPRFEYAPAPESRAVVDIASSYGLFIGGDFVDPVDGKSFKTVNPATEEKLADVSEASAADVDKAVRAARRAYDRTWSRLSGAERGKYLYRIARILAERAREFAVLETLDNGKPIKESRDVDIPIAAAHFFYHAGWADKLEYAGLGPAPRSLGVVGQVIPWNFPLLMLAWKIAPALATGNTVVLKPAETTPLTALLFADVCQQADLPPGVVNIVTGAGATGQALVEHPDVDKIAFTGSTGVGKAIAREVAGTRKRVTLELGGKAANIVFDDAPIDQAVEGIVNGIFFNQGHVCCAGSRLLVQEPVADDVIHRLQRRLGTLRVGDPMDKNTDVGAINSAEQLARINALVDIGEAEGAERWSPPCQLPERGYWFPPTVFTQVSQAHRIAQEEIFGPVLSVLTFRTPDEAVAKANNTPYGLSAGIWTDKGSRILAIADRLRAGVVWANTFNRFDPTSPFGGYKESGYGREGGRQGLAAYLDDTPLAAPAAKGTR from the coding sequence ATGACACCTAGATTCGAATACGCGCCCGCACCGGAGTCGCGTGCTGTCGTCGACATCGCCTCGTCATACGGGCTGTTCATCGGCGGCGACTTCGTCGACCCGGTCGACGGCAAGTCCTTCAAGACCGTCAACCCGGCCACCGAGGAGAAGCTCGCCGACGTCTCCGAGGCGAGCGCCGCCGACGTCGACAAGGCGGTGCGCGCGGCCCGGCGGGCCTACGACCGCACCTGGAGTCGCCTGTCGGGTGCCGAGCGCGGCAAGTACCTCTACCGGATCGCGCGGATCCTCGCCGAGCGGGCCCGCGAGTTCGCGGTGCTGGAGACGCTCGACAACGGCAAGCCGATCAAGGAGTCTCGCGACGTCGACATCCCGATCGCTGCGGCGCACTTCTTCTACCACGCGGGCTGGGCGGACAAGCTGGAGTATGCCGGGCTCGGTCCCGCTCCGCGCTCGCTCGGTGTGGTGGGCCAGGTCATCCCCTGGAACTTCCCGCTGCTGATGCTGGCGTGGAAGATCGCGCCGGCCCTGGCGACGGGTAACACCGTCGTGCTCAAGCCCGCCGAGACGACCCCGCTGACCGCGCTGCTCTTCGCGGACGTCTGCCAGCAGGCCGACCTGCCACCGGGCGTCGTCAACATCGTCACCGGCGCGGGCGCGACCGGCCAGGCGCTGGTCGAGCACCCGGACGTCGACAAGATCGCCTTCACCGGGTCGACGGGTGTCGGTAAGGCCATCGCCCGGGAGGTCGCCGGCACCCGCAAGCGGGTGACGCTCGAGCTCGGCGGCAAGGCCGCCAACATCGTCTTCGACGACGCGCCGATCGACCAGGCCGTCGAGGGCATCGTCAACGGCATCTTCTTCAACCAGGGGCACGTGTGCTGCGCCGGCAGTCGGTTGCTGGTGCAGGAGCCGGTCGCCGACGACGTCATACACCGCCTGCAGCGGCGGCTGGGCACCCTGCGCGTCGGCGACCCGATGGACAAGAACACCGACGTCGGCGCCATCAACTCCGCGGAGCAACTGGCCCGCATCAACGCACTGGTCGACATCGGCGAGGCGGAGGGCGCTGAGCGCTGGAGCCCGCCGTGTCAGCTGCCGGAGCGCGGATACTGGTTCCCACCAACGGTTTTCACGCAAGTCTCACAGGCGCACCGCATCGCCCAGGAGGAGATCTTCGGCCCGGTGCTGTCGGTGCTGACGTTCCGCACCCCGGACGAGGCGGTCGCCAAGGCCAACAACACCCCCTACGGGTTGTCGGCCGGCATCTGGACCGACAAGGGGTCGCGCATCCTGGCGATCGCCGACCGGCTGCGCGCCGGTGTCGTGTGGGCCAACACGTTCAACCGCTTCGACCCGACCTCACCGTTCGGCGGCTACAAGGAGAGCGGCTACGGCCGCGAGGGTGGCCGGCAGGGTCTGGCCGCCTACCTGGACGACACACCACTTGCCGCCCCCGCAGCGAAAGGAACCCGCTGA
- a CDS encoding aldehyde dehydrogenase family protein: MPRLEVRKTYKLYIGGKFPRSESGRSYEVVSSGRSPKFLANAAQGSRKDVRDAVVAARGAVKGWSGATAYNRGQVLYRVGEMLEGRREQFIAEVSASEGLTKPQATRLVDAAIDRWVWYAGWPDKLAQVLGNLNPVAGPYFDISAPEPTGVVGVLAPQDSSLLGLVSVIAPAIVSGNTVVVIASEDRPLPAISLGEVLATSDVPGGVVNIITGRTGELAPWLASHHDVNALDLAGATEIPWGDLERSAADTVKRVVRPAGSGAEAIEPDWLETPDLSRMRAFLETKTVWHPKGL; this comes from the coding sequence ATGCCCCGCCTCGAGGTGCGCAAGACCTACAAGCTCTACATCGGCGGCAAGTTCCCCCGGTCGGAGTCCGGCAGGTCGTACGAGGTCGTGTCCTCCGGCCGCTCCCCCAAGTTCCTCGCCAACGCGGCGCAGGGTTCCCGCAAGGACGTGCGTGACGCGGTCGTGGCGGCGCGCGGGGCGGTCAAGGGCTGGTCGGGTGCCACGGCATACAACCGGGGCCAGGTGCTCTACCGCGTCGGCGAGATGCTGGAGGGGCGGCGCGAGCAGTTCATCGCCGAGGTGTCCGCGAGCGAGGGCCTGACCAAGCCGCAGGCGACCAGGCTCGTCGACGCCGCGATCGATCGGTGGGTCTGGTATGCCGGCTGGCCGGACAAGCTCGCGCAGGTGCTGGGAAACCTCAACCCGGTGGCCGGACCCTACTTCGACATCTCCGCCCCGGAGCCGACCGGCGTCGTGGGCGTCCTTGCGCCACAGGACAGTTCGCTGCTCGGGTTGGTGTCGGTGATCGCACCCGCGATCGTGTCGGGCAACACGGTCGTCGTCATCGCGAGCGAGGACCGGCCGCTGCCGGCGATCTCGCTCGGCGAGGTGCTGGCGACCTCGGACGTGCCCGGCGGCGTCGTCAACATCATCACCGGCCGCACCGGCGAGCTCGCCCCGTGGCTGGCGTCGCATCACGACGTCAACGCGCTCGACCTGGCCGGCGCGACCGAGATCCCCTGGGGGGACCTGGAGCGCTCCGCCGCCGACACGGTCAAGCGGGTGGTGCGTCCCGCGGGCTCCGGCGCCGAGGCGATCGAGCCGGACTGGCTCGAGACACCTGATCTTTCACGGATGCGGGCCTTCCTGGAGACCAAGACGGTCTGGCACCCCAAGGGTCTCTGA
- a CDS encoding uridine kinase family protein has protein sequence MTDESSPHARVLVLGGPSGSGKSRWSAHLSREHRWPIVRLDDYYKDADDPSLPMSSLGIADWDDVRSWRCDDAVDALEQLCRTGELVAPVYDIAASAATGTQQVRLGGADTVIAEGIFAPYVIGPLRERGLLAGAYCVHHNRWVTFARRLVRDLSERRKPPLVLIRRGLRLAAAEPQIVADQRRLGAEPIRPKVLDRQLRADHLGSMHEQRMDEPWG, from the coding sequence GTGACGGACGAGTCATCTCCCCACGCACGCGTCCTCGTCCTCGGCGGCCCCAGCGGGTCGGGCAAGTCGCGCTGGTCGGCGCACCTGTCGCGCGAACACCGTTGGCCCATCGTGCGGTTGGACGACTACTACAAGGACGCCGACGATCCGTCGCTGCCGATGTCCTCCCTCGGGATCGCCGACTGGGACGATGTGCGGTCCTGGCGCTGCGACGACGCGGTGGATGCGCTGGAGCAGCTGTGCCGGACCGGGGAGCTCGTCGCGCCGGTCTACGACATCGCTGCGTCGGCGGCCACCGGCACCCAACAGGTCCGGCTCGGCGGCGCGGACACCGTCATCGCAGAGGGGATCTTCGCGCCATACGTCATCGGACCGTTGCGGGAGCGCGGCCTGCTCGCCGGCGCCTACTGCGTGCACCACAACCGATGGGTGACCTTCGCCCGCCGGCTGGTGCGTGACCTGTCGGAGCGGCGCAAACCGCCGCTCGTGCTGATCCGGCGCGGGCTGCGGCTCGCAGCCGCCGAACCGCAGATCGTCGCGGACCAGCGGCGGCTCGGCGCCGAGCCGATCCGGCCGAAGGTGCTGGACCGTCAGCTGCGCGCCGATCATCTAGGGTCGATGCATGAGCAACGGATGGACGAGCCCTGGGGGTGA
- a CDS encoding DUF4129 domain-containing protein: protein MPGDGSPPLTPTGGTAHGWLTRELAKPAYADQRSLLQRLWDWAMDRLQDLVHGVGSALPVYVLIPLLVVVVGLVILALTRLRGSRSAGAPTEHDGVLTDVDLTADQLRRRAAQAAADGAPSAAFVDFFRAVARRAEERALLVPQPGRTAHEVGAELAPYFPAQADGLRAAASHFDAIRYGGVNATSQDVEQIRSLDQAVEHARPLHPQATA, encoded by the coding sequence GTGCCAGGTGACGGGTCGCCGCCGCTGACACCGACCGGTGGGACCGCACACGGCTGGTTGACACGCGAGCTCGCCAAACCCGCGTATGCCGACCAGCGCAGTCTGCTGCAGCGACTGTGGGATTGGGCCATGGACCGTCTGCAGGACCTGGTGCACGGCGTCGGCAGCGCGCTGCCCGTCTACGTGCTGATCCCGCTGCTGGTGGTGGTCGTCGGCCTGGTGATCCTCGCGCTCACCCGGCTGCGCGGCAGCCGGAGTGCCGGCGCGCCGACCGAGCACGATGGAGTGCTCACCGATGTCGACCTCACCGCCGATCAGTTGCGCCGCCGAGCTGCCCAGGCGGCGGCCGACGGTGCACCTTCCGCCGCCTTCGTCGACTTCTTCCGTGCCGTCGCACGCCGCGCCGAGGAGCGCGCGCTGCTCGTCCCGCAACCGGGGCGCACCGCACACGAGGTGGGCGCGGAGCTCGCGCCGTACTTCCCTGCACAGGCGGACGGGTTGCGTGCTGCCGCAAGCCACTTCGATGCCATCCGGTACGGCGGTGTGAACGCCACGTCGCAGGATGTCGAGCAGATCCGGTCGCTGGACCAAGCGGTCGAGCACGCCCGACCGCTGCATCCACAGGCCACCGCATGA
- a CDS encoding DUF4350 domain-containing protein translates to MITRGRLTVALIVAALLAILVGAVLLSPRTSDEPLDPASAKSDGTRAVAQVLGQHGVDVTIVRRVTGLRDADVRGATVVLTRPQLLSKASLAATMAAAEQARRLVIVDADPTTVQALRLPVTDIEPLEDTPDSACNIEWLTSLRLSYADIDYAVSAHGRTCFGEGGHGAVAVLPAQGRAPETVVLGSRAALTNKTVIDDDNAAIALRTLGSTDRLVWFAPTIATADNPAAQGPKWPTWFHPAVWLAAAVVLVVMVWRGRRFGHLVVEPLQVVVPADETTRSRGQLYRKARDTTRAASVLRLATRGRLARYLGLSPNGRPETLVARTAQAAGTDPRRTGELLYGADPPDEATMTALAQDLQQLERQVRR, encoded by the coding sequence ATGATCACCCGTGGCCGGCTCACCGTCGCGCTGATCGTTGCGGCGCTGTTGGCGATCCTGGTCGGAGCGGTCTTGCTCAGCCCGCGCACCTCCGACGAGCCGCTCGACCCTGCGTCCGCCAAGTCCGACGGCACCCGCGCCGTGGCCCAGGTCCTCGGCCAACACGGCGTGGACGTCACGATCGTCCGCCGGGTCACGGGCCTGCGTGACGCCGACGTCCGCGGTGCGACGGTGGTGCTGACCCGTCCACAGCTGCTGTCCAAGGCGTCCCTGGCGGCCACCATGGCCGCAGCCGAACAGGCACGCCGGCTGGTGATCGTCGACGCGGACCCCACGACCGTGCAGGCGCTCCGGCTGCCGGTGACCGACATCGAACCCCTTGAGGACACACCGGATTCAGCGTGCAACATCGAGTGGCTGACCAGCTTGCGGCTCAGCTACGCGGACATCGACTACGCCGTCAGTGCTCACGGCAGGACCTGTTTCGGCGAGGGCGGACACGGTGCCGTCGCGGTGCTGCCCGCCCAGGGGCGGGCCCCCGAGACCGTGGTGCTCGGCAGCCGCGCAGCGCTCACCAACAAGACCGTGATCGATGACGACAACGCGGCGATCGCCCTGCGCACGCTGGGCTCCACGGACCGGCTGGTGTGGTTCGCTCCGACGATCGCGACCGCGGACAACCCGGCGGCCCAGGGCCCGAAGTGGCCCACCTGGTTCCATCCCGCGGTCTGGCTGGCCGCGGCCGTCGTGCTCGTCGTGATGGTATGGCGCGGAAGGCGTTTCGGTCACCTCGTGGTCGAGCCCCTGCAGGTGGTGGTACCGGCCGACGAAACCACCCGCAGCCGCGGACAGCTCTACCGCAAGGCACGCGACACCACACGCGCCGCATCCGTGCTCCGGCTCGCGACGCGCGGCAGACTGGCCCGTTACCTGGGCCTGTCGCCGAACGGCCGGCCCGAGACACTCGTGGCACGCACCGCGCAGGCGGCGGGCACCGATCCACGCCGTACGGGTGAACTGCTCTACGGGGCCGACCCGCCCGACGAGGCGACGATGACCGCACTGGCACAGGACTTGCAACAGTTGGAAAGGCAGGTACGACGATGA
- a CDS encoding AAA family ATPase: MTSLSPQQVEAAQRARDALGAVRGEVAKAVVSQDAAVSALVIALLARGHVLLEGVPGVAKTLLVRSLAAALSIDTKRVQFTPDLMPGDITGSLVFDSGTSEFTFRPGPVFTNLLLADEINRTPPKTQSALLEAMEERQVSVDGAARQLPTPFMVAATQNPVEYEGTYPLPEAQLDRFLMKVSMPLPERAVELEMLRRHAADFDPKDLATAGIRAVAGPSDLAAGAAAVRQVQVRADVAAYIVDLARATRSSPSLSLGASPRATTALLATSRAWAWLSGRDFVTPDDVKAMARSTLAHRLQLRPEAELEGVSAAAVLDSAIGAVPVPR, encoded by the coding sequence ATGACATCGCTCTCCCCGCAGCAGGTGGAGGCGGCGCAACGTGCACGCGACGCCCTCGGCGCGGTGCGTGGCGAAGTGGCCAAGGCCGTGGTCAGTCAGGACGCGGCCGTGTCCGCGCTGGTCATCGCCCTGCTCGCTCGCGGTCATGTGCTGCTCGAAGGTGTGCCGGGAGTCGCCAAGACACTCCTGGTGCGGTCGCTCGCCGCCGCGCTCTCGATCGACACCAAACGGGTGCAGTTCACACCCGACCTGATGCCGGGCGACATCACCGGATCACTCGTATTCGACTCGGGGACCTCGGAATTCACTTTCCGGCCCGGCCCGGTCTTCACCAACCTGTTGCTCGCCGACGAGATCAACCGCACTCCGCCGAAGACCCAGTCCGCGCTGCTCGAGGCGATGGAGGAGCGCCAGGTGTCGGTCGACGGTGCGGCACGGCAACTGCCGACGCCGTTCATGGTTGCCGCCACCCAGAACCCGGTGGAGTACGAGGGGACCTATCCGCTGCCGGAGGCACAGCTGGACCGCTTCCTGATGAAGGTCTCGATGCCGCTTCCCGAACGCGCCGTCGAGCTGGAGATGCTGCGGCGGCATGCCGCGGACTTCGACCCGAAAGACCTGGCCACGGCAGGCATTCGGGCTGTTGCCGGGCCCTCGGACCTGGCCGCCGGCGCCGCCGCGGTCCGTCAAGTACAGGTGCGCGCTGACGTCGCGGCATACATCGTGGACCTGGCACGTGCGACGCGGAGTTCGCCGTCGCTGTCGCTCGGCGCGAGTCCCCGGGCGACCACCGCACTGCTCGCGACCAGCCGCGCGTGGGCGTGGTTGTCGGGTCGTGACTTCGTGACACCCGACGACGTCAAGGCGATGGCCCGTTCGACCCTCGCGCACCGGTTGCAGCTGCGCCCCGAGGCCGAGCTCGAAGGTGTCAGCGCTGCCGCGGTGCTCGACTCGGCGATCGGCGCGGTGCCGGTTCCCCGATGA
- a CDS encoding DUF58 domain-containing protein encodes MAITGRTALLTALGILVVLVHPAVSTVLWWLLVVALLVGIDLWLAPATSSVAAQRSSVRPVRLGETSSSTLTLRNTGTRTVRGAVRDAWQPSAGARDVRTAIHLRPGEQLRHVVELTPSRRGDRRADLLTVRTAGPLGLALRQRSVEVPGAVRALPSFPSRRHLPSRLAQLRQLDGRSAVRIRGQGTEFDSLRDYVDGDDVRSIDWRATARRQRPVVRTWQPERDRHIVILLDTSRTSAGRIGDSTRLDAGMDASLLLTALASRAGDRVDFLAGDRRIRARVSGVTDRAELMHTVINAMAPLEPTLVEANWRALIGAEGTIPKRRSLLVLITPLEPAAIQEGLLPVLATVAARHRVVLASVADPEVRRMAAERGSAAEVYDASAAERTELLRSDTRTALERLGVTVLDEEPDTLPVALVDHYLLLKSRGLL; translated from the coding sequence ATGGCGATAACAGGGCGCACGGCGCTGCTCACCGCACTCGGCATCCTCGTGGTGCTGGTGCATCCTGCGGTCAGCACGGTCCTCTGGTGGCTGCTGGTCGTGGCGCTGCTCGTGGGTATCGACCTCTGGTTGGCACCCGCGACGAGTTCGGTTGCGGCGCAGCGTTCCTCGGTTCGGCCGGTGCGCCTGGGAGAGACTTCGAGCAGCACCCTGACCCTGCGCAACACCGGCACGAGGACGGTCCGCGGCGCCGTGCGTGACGCCTGGCAGCCGTCCGCCGGCGCCCGCGACGTCCGCACCGCCATACACCTGCGCCCGGGTGAGCAACTGCGGCACGTCGTGGAGCTCACGCCCTCGCGGCGCGGCGACCGACGCGCCGACCTGTTGACCGTGCGCACCGCAGGCCCGCTGGGTCTGGCGTTGCGGCAGAGGTCCGTCGAGGTGCCCGGCGCCGTGCGTGCGTTGCCGAGCTTCCCCTCGCGGCGGCACCTACCGAGCCGGTTGGCGCAGCTGCGGCAGCTCGACGGTCGCTCCGCGGTGCGGATCCGTGGCCAGGGCACCGAATTCGACTCGCTGCGCGATTACGTCGACGGTGATGACGTCAGGAGCATCGATTGGCGGGCCACGGCACGCAGGCAGCGCCCGGTCGTGCGGACCTGGCAGCCGGAGCGGGACCGGCACATCGTGATCCTGCTCGACACCTCCCGGACCTCGGCCGGCCGCATCGGCGACAGCACGCGGCTCGACGCGGGCATGGACGCCTCGCTGCTGCTGACCGCATTGGCGTCGCGCGCAGGCGACCGGGTCGACTTCCTGGCCGGCGACCGCCGGATCCGGGCACGCGTCTCGGGGGTGACCGACCGTGCGGAGCTCATGCACACCGTCATCAACGCCATGGCACCGCTGGAACCCACTCTGGTCGAAGCGAACTGGCGCGCCCTTATCGGCGCGGAAGGCACCATCCCGAAGCGACGGTCGCTGCTCGTACTCATCACGCCGCTCGAACCCGCCGCGATCCAGGAGGGGTTGCTGCCGGTGCTCGCGACGGTCGCCGCCCGCCACCGAGTGGTGCTGGCATCGGTCGCCGACCCGGAGGTACGACGAATGGCGGCCGAGCGCGGCTCCGCCGCCGAGGTGTATGACGCCAGCGCCGCCGAACGCACCGAACTGCTGCGGTCCGACACCCGGACGGCGCTCGAACGCCTCGGCGTGACCGTCCTCGACGAGGAACCGGACACCCTCCCGGTGGCGCTGGTGGACCACTATCTGCTGCTGAAGTCCCGCGGCCTCCTCTGA
- a CDS encoding stage II sporulation protein M: protein MDLDAFVSAHYGEWEHLRALSSRRTLSGAGADELLDLYQRAATHLSLLRSAAPDPAVLQYLSTVLAKARTASLRRRTLSWSRVADFVVRDLPAVLYRTRWWWIGTALVNVVVAVLLGTWVARNPSVQTSFISPAAAQQLVNHDFSNYYSQYGGADFATHVWTNNVWVAALCIAFGVLGFPIAYVLWNNVVNVGVQGGIMVAYGHGSEFFGLILPHGILELTAVFVAAGSGLRLFWSWVEPGARTRADAMAHEGRSMVVVVLGLIGVLLVSGAIEAFVTPSGLPTFARVGIGVLAELAFLAYVFVLGRRAVREGFTGDVVAEDRSATRPTAA from the coding sequence GTGGACCTCGATGCGTTCGTCTCGGCGCACTACGGCGAATGGGAGCACCTGCGTGCCCTCAGCAGCCGGCGCACGTTGAGCGGTGCCGGGGCCGACGAACTGCTGGACCTCTACCAGCGGGCGGCGACGCACCTGTCGCTGCTGCGATCCGCCGCGCCGGACCCGGCAGTGCTGCAGTATCTGTCGACGGTGCTCGCGAAGGCGCGCACGGCGTCCCTGCGCCGGCGCACCCTTTCCTGGTCGCGGGTCGCCGACTTCGTGGTGCGTGACCTCCCGGCCGTGCTCTACCGGACCCGCTGGTGGTGGATCGGCACGGCACTCGTCAACGTCGTCGTCGCCGTGCTGCTCGGGACCTGGGTGGCGCGAAACCCATCGGTGCAGACGTCGTTCATCTCACCGGCGGCCGCCCAGCAACTGGTCAATCACGACTTCAGCAACTACTACTCGCAGTACGGCGGCGCGGATTTCGCGACCCACGTCTGGACCAACAACGTGTGGGTGGCTGCCCTGTGCATCGCGTTCGGGGTGCTGGGCTTCCCGATCGCCTACGTGCTGTGGAACAACGTCGTCAACGTCGGCGTCCAGGGTGGCATCATGGTGGCGTACGGGCACGGCAGCGAGTTCTTCGGGTTGATCCTGCCGCACGGGATCCTCGAGTTGACAGCCGTTTTCGTCGCCGCCGGAAGTGGGCTGCGGCTCTTCTGGTCGTGGGTCGAGCCGGGTGCGCGGACCCGGGCCGACGCGATGGCGCACGAGGGCCGGTCGATGGTCGTCGTGGTGCTCGGGCTGATCGGGGTGCTGCTCGTGAGCGGCGCCATCGAGGCCTTCGTGACCCCGTCCGGGCTGCCGACCTTCGCCCGGGTCGGCATCGGCGTGCTTGCCGAGCTCGCTTTCCTGGCCTACGTGTTCGTGCTCGGCCGGCGTGCCGTGCGTGAGGGCTTCACCGGTGACGTGGTGGCGGAGGACCGGAGCGCCACCCGCCCCACCGCCGCCTGA